A genomic stretch from Lysobacter soyae includes:
- a CDS encoding UvrD-helicase domain-containing protein yields MSANIIESPEHWQALPLTGDGRSVIEASAGTGKTYTIGMLYLRAILEQHKLPRELLVTTFTRAAAAEISARVRAVLEAAFEHASGRPSTHDGVREWLNSRWSKDKASSADDAQRLALAISGFDQAAIGTLHAICQRILADHPFAVRAGFIAPSLIDSKQLNGEIARDLWRRMVSPDDDTGLRQAYVDSRLELGLDAFIKAFQRTFSDGWTLDVLDAETQAALDAGMPDAGLTPSEIEAFLSIAHLTDRRKATTAIHAFLSHLDECEGDLRRMTWSEAFAPVLHEPWQFNKARTATDAEVDAFKAFIVPRLLWLRATERANVLTFWQGVFESAQMLRESRMAASHTLTFDAVLTRVRDALRAEAEAGTEARPLADALHAAWPMAMVDEFQDTNDIQFEILDRIYARPDGTPRGRLVMIGDPKQSIYRFRGADVNVFVRATQVAAADKLILGKNFRSSAPYVEAVNYFYTRTKPDLGGEGQEIHYHTVEASDRCEDRPLTVGGQAAVPLTLWVEGSQEDSDDGKTKTARDRPDPLSTCAHQIAALLSDPSAKIGDQRLLPGNIAVLVNANSDVYEMVNALRARGVPAVSKSTRSVFGGETAYELQVLLHAVLHAGDPSVRRAAAATSLWGASYDTVLAWSENEGLDRDMADTLNAWHAAWLQNGPLHLVAQVIAHTAPMQLTAQSGERVLTDLRHLGELIQGNTQAGDSLAAQWAWLARQIEDSDIKGDENNDEANTLRMESDEARVQVMTLHASKGLEFPLVFLPTAHKGPAPEQTPYIYTDAEGVRRLTPFDDAKSLRDEARDQERRRLLYVALTRAIHACHVYGVHSTKNASSPIAEILQDFKDVLSSDAASAAGVMLMPHWPDSSEPVRYRGTADDTRARRARVLPPKPARALPEHHSFTTLTRTSKQVHAHLSAPADDEQDAADALAGMAAGNNDIATLEGVKGAEIGNALHAVMEHRDFALPLASQLALITQQLDAFGIPRGTDKSALPVAVAAMLDRALSAPLQLASDGDFSLSRLAPQDTRAELEFHFEISDFNLGQLRKVLADHGLGMILPERSFEVHGLLNGKIDLVFDAGGCFHVLDYKSNSAGSSDADYSGDALVAYMDKSYYRFQALIYVVALDRYLSTRLDTYQRSAHLGEAVYLFLRAARPGSTAGVWSYRFEDEVIEAVQQVLTGRHA; encoded by the coding sequence ATGAGCGCGAACATCATCGAGTCGCCTGAGCATTGGCAAGCCCTGCCTTTGACAGGCGATGGCCGCAGCGTCATCGAGGCGAGCGCCGGCACCGGCAAGACGTACACCATCGGCATGCTGTATTTGCGCGCCATTTTGGAACAGCATAAATTGCCGCGCGAGCTGTTGGTAACCACCTTCACGCGCGCCGCCGCGGCGGAGATTTCCGCGCGCGTGCGTGCGGTGTTGGAGGCAGCGTTCGAGCATGCCTCGGGACGGCCGAGCACCCATGACGGCGTGCGCGAGTGGTTGAATTCGCGTTGGTCAAAGGACAAGGCAAGTTCCGCTGACGATGCTCAGCGACTGGCACTCGCCATTTCAGGATTCGATCAAGCGGCTATCGGTACGCTGCATGCCATTTGCCAACGCATTCTGGCCGATCATCCTTTTGCCGTGCGCGCGGGCTTCATCGCACCCAGCCTGATCGACAGCAAACAGTTGAATGGCGAAATCGCGCGCGACCTGTGGCGACGCATGGTGTCGCCCGACGATGACACCGGGTTGCGGCAGGCTTATGTAGATTCCCGTTTGGAACTGGGTCTGGATGCGTTTATCAAGGCTTTCCAGCGCACTTTCAGTGACGGCTGGACCTTGGACGTGCTGGACGCAGAGACACAGGCCGCGTTGGATGCAGGGATGCCGGATGCCGGTCTGACACCTTCCGAAATTGAAGCATTCCTGTCGATTGCCCATTTAACAGATCGGCGCAAGGCAACGACTGCCATCCATGCCTTCTTGTCACACCTTGACGAATGTGAGGGTGATTTGCGCCGGATGACCTGGTCCGAAGCCTTTGCGCCAGTGCTTCATGAGCCTTGGCAGTTCAACAAAGCCCGCACAGCCACGGATGCCGAAGTCGATGCATTCAAAGCGTTCATCGTTCCACGCTTGCTGTGGCTTCGCGCCACGGAACGCGCGAACGTTCTGACTTTTTGGCAAGGGGTTTTCGAGTCCGCCCAAATGCTTCGCGAAAGCCGCATGGCGGCTTCGCACACACTGACGTTTGATGCCGTACTCACGCGCGTGCGTGATGCATTGCGCGCGGAGGCCGAGGCCGGAACCGAGGCCCGCCCGCTTGCGGATGCGCTTCATGCGGCCTGGCCGATGGCCATGGTGGATGAATTTCAAGACACCAACGACATCCAGTTCGAGATCTTGGATCGGATCTACGCTCGACCCGATGGCACGCCGCGTGGCCGCCTGGTCATGATCGGCGACCCCAAACAGTCGATTTATCGCTTCCGCGGTGCCGATGTGAATGTGTTCGTTCGCGCAACGCAAGTCGCCGCCGCGGACAAATTGATCTTGGGCAAGAACTTCCGCTCAAGTGCGCCCTACGTCGAGGCGGTCAATTATTTCTACACCCGTACAAAACCCGATCTGGGCGGCGAGGGTCAAGAGATCCACTACCACACCGTGGAAGCGAGTGATCGTTGCGAGGATCGTCCCTTGACCGTCGGCGGGCAAGCCGCAGTGCCGCTGACGCTGTGGGTGGAAGGCTCGCAGGAAGATAGCGACGACGGCAAAACGAAGACCGCCCGGGATCGGCCTGATCCACTTTCAACTTGCGCCCATCAGATCGCGGCGTTGCTGTCAGATCCGAGCGCCAAGATCGGAGATCAACGATTGCTCCCGGGCAATATCGCGGTGCTGGTCAATGCCAACAGCGATGTGTATGAGATGGTCAACGCCTTGCGAGCGCGCGGTGTGCCTGCCGTCTCAAAAAGTACGCGCAGCGTCTTTGGTGGCGAAACCGCTTATGAGCTGCAGGTGTTGTTGCATGCCGTTTTACATGCGGGCGATCCCTCCGTCCGTCGCGCAGCCGCGGCGACCAGCCTCTGGGGCGCGTCATACGACACGGTGTTGGCGTGGTCGGAGAACGAAGGCCTTGACCGCGACATGGCCGATACCTTGAATGCCTGGCACGCCGCATGGCTGCAGAACGGTCCGCTGCACTTGGTGGCGCAGGTGATCGCGCACACGGCGCCGATGCAATTGACGGCGCAGTCCGGCGAACGCGTTCTGACTGATTTGCGACATTTGGGCGAGTTGATTCAAGGCAATACACAGGCCGGCGACAGCTTGGCCGCGCAATGGGCATGGTTGGCGCGACAAATCGAAGACAGCGACATCAAGGGCGATGAAAACAACGACGAGGCGAACACCTTGCGCATGGAATCGGATGAAGCGCGCGTGCAGGTCATGACTCTGCATGCCAGCAAGGGGCTGGAATTTCCCCTCGTATTTTTGCCGACCGCCCACAAGGGACCGGCCCCGGAACAGACACCCTACATTTACACCGATGCCGAGGGCGTCCGTCGTCTGACGCCGTTCGACGATGCAAAATCACTGCGTGACGAAGCGCGCGATCAAGAGCGTCGCCGCTTGCTGTACGTCGCGTTGACGCGCGCCATCCATGCTTGCCATGTGTATGGTGTCCATAGCACGAAGAACGCTTCTTCTCCTATTGCTGAAATTCTGCAGGACTTCAAAGACGTGCTGTCGTCTGATGCCGCAAGCGCTGCGGGCGTCATGCTGATGCCGCATTGGCCGGACAGCTCGGAACCGGTGCGCTATCGCGGCACGGCAGACGACACCCGGGCGCGACGTGCGCGCGTCTTACCACCGAAGCCCGCACGCGCGCTGCCGGAACATCACAGCTTCACGACCTTGACGCGCACGAGCAAGCAGGTGCACGCACACCTATCGGCGCCGGCCGATGATGAGCAGGATGCCGCGGATGCTTTGGCGGGCATGGCTGCCGGCAATAACGACATCGCGACGTTGGAAGGCGTGAAGGGGGCCGAGATAGGCAACGCGTTGCATGCTGTGATGGAGCACCGTGATTTTGCGCTGCCCTTGGCTTCGCAGCTTGCACTGATCACGCAGCAACTCGATGCGTTTGGCATTCCGCGCGGCACAGACAAATCGGCTCTGCCCGTGGCGGTGGCAGCCATGTTGGATCGCGCCTTGTCGGCACCGTTGCAATTGGCGAGCGACGGGGACTTTTCTCTTTCCAGATTGGCGCCGCAAGACACACGCGCTGAGCTCGAATTTCATTTCGAGATTTCGGATTTCAATTTGGGGCAATTACGCAAGGTCTTGGCCGATCATGGGCTGGGGATGATCCTGCCGGAGCGCAGCTTCGAGGTGCACGGCTTGTTGAATGGCAAGATCGATCTTGTGTTCGATGCCGGTGGTTGTTTTCATGTGCTCGACTACAAGAGCAATAGCGCCGGGTCATCCGATGCAGACTACAGCGGCGATGCCTTGGTCGCCTACATGGACAAAAGTTACTACCGGTTCCAGGCTCTGATTTATGTGGTGGCCTTGGATCGCTACCTTTCGACGCGGCTCGACACCTATCAACGCTCCGCGCATTTGGGCGAGGCGGTCTATCTTTTCCTTCGTGCGGCGCGACCGGGAAGCACAGCAGGTGTGTGGTCTTATCGCTTCGAAGACGAGGTGATCGAAGCGGTGCAACAGGTATTGACGGGTCGACACGCATGA
- a CDS encoding ribonuclease H-like domain-containing protein, translating to MTVSLARLRALRQESGTSPRVPAVATTDSRTQIEALRKLIRLKERAQPKQAPAHSRVIPGIEIAEGLWLAESFHALDAAWPDQLCCKFDRRDVPVHTRDLLFFDTETTGLAGGTGTRAFMIGVADIQDAHLRIRQLTISTMRAETAMLETFQSWLAPGTVLASYNGKSYDAPLLRTRFRLMSLADPISALDHIDLLYPSRRHWKGRYENCRLATIEHRVLGVVREDDLPGSEAPAAWLQYLRGGSAHMLKRVLAHNHQDVVSLARLFVRLSQTGSPVAEE from the coding sequence ATGACCGTCTCGTTGGCGCGTTTACGTGCGCTGCGCCAGGAAAGCGGTACATCGCCGCGCGTGCCGGCGGTCGCGACGACGGATTCGCGCACGCAGATCGAGGCCTTGCGAAAGCTGATTCGTTTGAAAGAACGCGCCCAGCCCAAGCAAGCACCGGCACACAGCCGTGTGATCCCGGGCATCGAGATCGCCGAGGGCCTGTGGCTGGCGGAAAGCTTTCACGCTCTGGACGCCGCCTGGCCGGATCAACTTTGCTGCAAATTTGATCGCCGCGACGTGCCCGTTCACACCCGCGACCTGTTGTTCTTCGATACCGAAACCACCGGTTTGGCAGGCGGAACCGGCACGCGCGCCTTTATGATCGGTGTTGCCGACATTCAAGACGCGCATTTGCGAATCCGGCAATTGACGATCAGCACCATGCGCGCCGAAACCGCGATGCTCGAAACCTTTCAAAGCTGGCTCGCGCCCGGCACGGTACTCGCGAGCTACAACGGCAAGAGCTATGACGCGCCATTACTACGCACGCGCTTTCGGCTGATGAGTTTGGCCGATCCTATCAGCGCACTCGACCACATCGATTTGCTGTACCCGTCCCGTCGACATTGGAAAGGCCGTTATGAGAATTGTCGATTGGCCACCATCGAACATCGGGTATTGGGCGTGGTGCGTGAAGACGACCTGCCGGGCAGTGAGGCGCCTGCCGCATGGCTGCAATATTTGCGCGGTGGGAGCGCACACATGTTGAAGCGCGTCTTGGCCCACAACCATCAGGATGTGGTGAGTCTCGCGCGCTTGTTTGTGCGCCTTAGCCAAACCGGATCGCCAGTCGCTGAGGAATGA
- the recD gene encoding exodeoxyribonuclease V subunit alpha, with amino-acid sequence MINMPQPPKDLLERAIADWTRRQGGSELLAQWAAKAAAADLAGNSAVAMSAEERAQIAGEPLMQCADAPFVVELDHFYLRRNRTHEQGVALAIQSRLLDAKTNTPLEPAVLDRLFAPRPDGADLPQRQAVAAVAGQNLFVLTGGPGTGKTTTVLRMLVRLDEAFRQAHERAPRIACCAPTGKAAQRLSQALRAGADELLMRAADAGLRSATDNILRHEPTTVHRYVGELSRDVRIRADIVVLDEASMLDLAMMHRLLMSLDADTQLVLVGDPNQLTSVETGSVFSDLVRFMRASNSPALVELTHSFRAIPQLQALNDAAGAGDGGAFEYALQSSEGHSQRIDLADPGAFKAALSAWAEDIGEALSAADAFSPLPADTDAERAAILNAHRSVAERQLLCAVHQGAFGTRECNAVIETAIRKLAHVEAESVWYPGRAVLISQNDYALGLFNGDVGLCLDNAAGERKVWFLRAGADGVVAPMGLSTQTLPAHVCAFAMSIHKSQGSEYPEVAVLLPADSQTELLTRELLYTAVSRAKRRLQLWTSDVALNTALQTHVARVGALQRRLSS; translated from the coding sequence ATGATCAACATGCCGCAGCCGCCGAAGGATTTGCTTGAACGCGCCATCGCCGACTGGACGCGTCGCCAAGGCGGCAGTGAGTTGTTGGCGCAATGGGCGGCCAAGGCCGCAGCGGCCGATCTTGCTGGCAATTCTGCCGTCGCCATGTCTGCGGAAGAACGCGCCCAAATTGCCGGTGAGCCGCTGATGCAATGTGCGGACGCACCGTTTGTTGTCGAGCTTGACCATTTCTATCTGCGCCGCAATCGGACGCACGAGCAGGGCGTTGCGCTCGCCATTCAGTCGCGCTTGCTGGACGCGAAGACGAATACGCCTTTGGAGCCTGCCGTCTTGGATCGTTTGTTCGCGCCGCGTCCAGATGGCGCCGACCTGCCACAACGTCAAGCTGTGGCAGCGGTAGCGGGTCAAAACTTGTTTGTTTTGACTGGTGGCCCCGGCACCGGCAAAACCACCACCGTGCTGCGCATGTTGGTGCGTTTGGATGAGGCATTTCGACAAGCGCACGAACGCGCGCCGCGGATCGCCTGCTGCGCACCCACCGGCAAAGCCGCGCAACGCCTGTCGCAGGCCTTGCGTGCGGGTGCGGATGAACTCTTAATGCGCGCCGCGGATGCGGGTTTGCGTAGTGCGACCGACAACATCCTGCGGCACGAACCGACCACCGTGCATCGATATGTGGGCGAGTTGTCCCGTGATGTGCGCATTCGTGCCGACATCGTGGTGTTGGACGAAGCCTCGATGTTGGATTTGGCGATGATGCATCGCTTATTGATGTCGCTCGATGCCGACACCCAATTGGTGTTGGTCGGCGATCCCAACCAATTGACTTCGGTCGAAACCGGTTCCGTATTTTCGGATTTGGTGCGTTTCATGCGCGCATCCAACTCACCTGCGTTGGTCGAACTGACCCATAGCTTTCGCGCGATTCCGCAATTGCAGGCACTCAACGACGCGGCCGGCGCAGGCGATGGCGGCGCGTTCGAGTACGCCCTGCAGTCGTCAGAAGGTCATTCCCAGCGGATCGATCTCGCCGATCCGGGTGCATTCAAGGCGGCGCTGTCTGCGTGGGCGGAAGACATCGGCGAGGCTCTGTCAGCGGCTGACGCATTTTCGCCGCTGCCGGCGGACACGGATGCGGAGCGAGCCGCCATCCTCAATGCGCACCGCAGCGTCGCCGAGCGCCAACTGCTTTGTGCCGTCCACCAAGGTGCTTTCGGCACGCGCGAATGCAACGCCGTTATTGAAACCGCCATACGCAAGTTGGCGCACGTGGAGGCGGAATCGGTGTGGTATCCGGGACGCGCCGTGTTGATTTCGCAAAACGATTACGCATTGGGCTTGTTCAATGGTGATGTCGGTCTGTGCTTGGACAACGCCGCGGGTGAGCGCAAGGTCTGGTTTTTGCGCGCCGGCGCCGATGGCGTCGTTGCGCCGATGGGTTTGTCGACACAAACCCTGCCGGCACATGTGTGCGCCTTTGCCATGAGTATTCACAAGAGCCAAGGCTCGGAGTACCCGGAGGTCGCCGTGCTGCTGCCGGCGGATTCACAAACCGAGCTCTTGACCCGTGAATTGCTGTACACGGCAGTCTCGCGCGCGAAACGTCGGCTGCAGCTGTGGACCAGCGACGTGGCGTTGAACACCGCACTGCAAACACACGTGGCCCGTGTGGGTGCTTTGCAGCGCCGTCTCAGCTCCTGA
- the recC gene encoding exodeoxyribonuclease V subunit gamma produces MDLASAHGFEPFAPGQTPSGIVVLRASRLEAMVPGLFDLLRQLPPDAVLAPHTVIAAHPGMRQWLLAALARHAGPTGIVANIDVPLASTWIEAEAKRLLGRQAIQLPKYQPDHLRWRILDVLDAPARAGLSDARLARYLAPVPEDRAGELAVRRFQLADRLARIFSQYMVYRPEWLEAWQHGDFRHATRKLKHAGWQNTERELLAPLWQHLRRDAGAHRGEIITDLIHALAEDAHAPTHPLHVFGVSHLPPNELAALKAAALRRVVVFHVPDPCREYWAGLRKTTVPALHLALAEAQEETRNAGQDDVWHEDMHPLLARWGRLGRDYLLQLTENTDRILVDVRHNLDDKDVVPENRLHRVQESIRQDRIALLEGEDNRTDDASLRIHVCHTRVRELEVVRDAILDAIARQQESGHPLLPSDIAVVAPNIGAYSALIPGVFGAEADRTVWPPYAISDGSTRGVHPLFAAFAAWLAMPGSRFTANQIINLIAQPAIARAYRLGETESEAVRKWLASARASWGIDAAQRTETGAPKNHAQNSLFWALDRLMAGFVFGNTESTDTPVLYALPEEVLAPAADIHGPEAEALGSLYALLSDLRAFDQLAANSFTGPVWAQKFDAMLAKSFRIDATDAEEKKALSQLRVMVQNLANESHAAEATPRLHFDVVREVLESALDASPAKGRFLRGGITFAGMVPQRAVPFRFIAVLGLNEGEFPRRARDAGLDLMSQVHALGDRDVRSDDRWLFLETLMSAREQLHLSYLGRSASKGEPLNPASPLSELDDLLLQAWQPAPAATVRGNIDAPSPPWRVLHALQPFAAQYFTGEDPRWFSFDDRFAGIAGSPDAATLAPWVDVHSANAHIAGAADALTLQQVLAYYKDPAKFIFRTRLNTKLEDVAEEKLPEDEPLRTRFEALDSVGRRVFFSDVIPSRQVPDAAPVWLAAQGLLPMGDAGRQAWSKLRTALNEAWLQVAPLLSAGMKPRVVAVDLTLDSGVSLQGLIRQAWTDDAGNWLLLDYKDDKGERLKKPKDLDFKVKVPLFVEWAALRLALPDDANLCCVLPHGKDKAPTWTERLNAWQSQFARADAQMRERLKSDLRQRLSQLVQWAQSAAQTPVAYFPKASSVALADGDVAGVWSGGESSKGESQYSTYVRLLGRGQSFKRDSASHAELQARAIALQTLIDIEVNA; encoded by the coding sequence ATGGATTTGGCAAGCGCGCACGGATTCGAACCCTTTGCACCCGGACAGACGCCGTCGGGCATCGTGGTTTTGCGCGCAAGTCGTTTGGAAGCCATGGTCCCCGGCCTGTTCGATCTGCTGCGCCAGCTGCCACCCGACGCTGTCTTGGCACCGCATACGGTGATTGCCGCCCACCCCGGCATGCGGCAGTGGCTGCTGGCAGCGCTGGCCCGCCATGCGGGCCCCACGGGGATTGTCGCCAACATAGACGTGCCCTTGGCCAGTACTTGGATCGAGGCGGAAGCCAAACGCTTGCTCGGTCGACAAGCCATTCAATTGCCGAAATACCAGCCAGACCATCTGCGCTGGCGCATCTTGGACGTGTTGGACGCGCCGGCGCGGGCGGGCCTGTCGGATGCGCGGCTGGCGCGTTACTTGGCGCCGGTGCCGGAAGACCGAGCGGGCGAACTCGCGGTGCGTCGCTTTCAACTGGCTGACCGGCTGGCACGCATTTTTTCGCAGTACATGGTCTATCGACCCGAATGGCTTGAAGCGTGGCAGCACGGCGATTTCCGCCATGCCACCCGCAAGTTGAAACACGCCGGCTGGCAAAACACAGAGCGCGAATTGCTGGCACCGCTATGGCAACACTTGCGTCGTGACGCCGGCGCCCATCGTGGCGAAATCATCACCGACCTCATCCACGCATTGGCCGAAGACGCGCATGCACCGACGCATCCCTTGCATGTGTTCGGTGTCAGCCATTTGCCGCCGAACGAGCTCGCTGCGTTGAAAGCGGCGGCGCTGCGTCGCGTTGTGGTGTTTCATGTGCCCGATCCATGTCGCGAGTATTGGGCCGGCTTGCGCAAGACCACGGTGCCGGCGCTGCATTTGGCACTCGCCGAAGCACAAGAAGAAACCCGAAACGCCGGACAGGATGATGTCTGGCATGAGGACATGCATCCCCTGCTGGCGCGCTGGGGTCGATTGGGTCGCGACTACCTGCTGCAATTGACCGAAAACACTGATCGGATATTGGTCGATGTGCGCCACAACTTGGACGACAAGGATGTAGTGCCGGAGAACCGATTGCATCGCGTCCAAGAAAGCATTCGCCAAGATCGCATTGCGTTGCTCGAAGGCGAGGATAATCGCACTGACGATGCCAGCTTGCGCATCCATGTTTGCCATACGCGGGTGCGCGAGTTGGAAGTGGTGCGCGATGCGATTTTGGATGCCATTGCGCGCCAACAAGAAAGCGGCCATCCACTGTTGCCATCCGACATCGCGGTGGTTGCGCCGAACATCGGTGCATACAGCGCATTGATTCCCGGCGTGTTCGGCGCGGAGGCCGATCGAACGGTTTGGCCCCCCTATGCCATCAGCGATGGCAGCACGCGCGGCGTACATCCGCTGTTTGCGGCATTTGCAGCTTGGCTTGCCATGCCCGGTTCACGCTTCACTGCCAATCAAATCATCAACCTGATCGCACAACCGGCGATCGCACGCGCCTATCGCTTGGGTGAAACGGAATCCGAAGCAGTGCGCAAATGGTTGGCGAGCGCGCGGGCTTCTTGGGGGATCGATGCGGCGCAACGGACGGAAACCGGCGCGCCCAAAAACCATGCGCAGAACTCCCTGTTTTGGGCCTTGGACCGCTTGATGGCAGGCTTCGTGTTTGGCAACACCGAGTCGACGGACACGCCAGTGCTGTACGCCCTGCCGGAAGAGGTGCTCGCACCGGCGGCGGACATTCATGGCCCTGAAGCGGAAGCTTTGGGCAGCCTGTATGCCTTGCTGAGTGATTTGCGCGCGTTCGACCAGCTGGCCGCCAACAGCTTCACCGGCCCGGTGTGGGCGCAGAAGTTCGACGCGATGTTGGCAAAGAGCTTCCGCATCGATGCGACCGACGCCGAAGAGAAAAAGGCCTTGAGCCAGCTGCGGGTGATGGTTCAAAACCTGGCCAATGAATCCCACGCCGCCGAGGCCACACCGCGCTTGCATTTCGACGTCGTGCGCGAAGTGCTGGAATCGGCATTGGACGCATCACCCGCCAAGGGCAGATTCCTGCGCGGCGGCATCACCTTCGCCGGCATGGTGCCGCAGCGCGCCGTGCCTTTCCGCTTCATCGCAGTGTTGGGTTTGAATGAAGGCGAATTTCCGCGCCGCGCGCGCGATGCCGGCTTGGATTTGATGTCGCAGGTGCATGCCTTGGGCGATCGTGATGTACGCAGCGATGATCGCTGGCTGTTCTTGGAAACGCTCATGTCGGCGCGCGAGCAATTGCATCTCAGTTACCTCGGGCGCAGTGCCAGCAAGGGCGAGCCTTTGAATCCTGCATCACCGCTGTCAGAACTGGATGACTTGTTGCTGCAAGCTTGGCAACCGGCGCCGGCGGCGACTGTGCGCGGAAACATCGATGCACCCTCCCCGCCCTGGCGTGTGTTGCACGCGCTGCAGCCTTTCGCGGCGCAGTATTTCACCGGCGAAGATCCACGTTGGTTTTCTTTCGATGATCGCTTTGCCGGCATTGCCGGCAGCCCGGATGCCGCGACATTGGCGCCGTGGGTGGATGTGCACAGCGCAAACGCACATATAGCCGGCGCTGCGGACGCGCTGACCTTGCAGCAAGTGCTGGCCTATTACAAAGACCCGGCAAAGTTTATTTTTCGCACACGACTGAACACTAAGCTTGAAGACGTTGCCGAGGAGAAGCTGCCGGAAGACGAGCCTTTGCGTACGCGTTTTGAAGCACTCGATAGTGTGGGTCGCCGCGTGTTTTTCTCGGATGTCATTCCTTCGCGCCAAGTGCCTGATGCCGCGCCGGTCTGGTTGGCGGCGCAGGGATTGCTGCCGATGGGCGATGCAGGGAGGCAAGCGTGGTCGAAGCTTCGCACCGCATTGAACGAAGCGTGGTTACAAGTGGCGCCGCTCCTCTCGGCAGGCATGAAGCCGCGTGTTGTCGCAGTGGACCTGACGCTGGATTCCGGAGTGTCTTTGCAGGGCTTGATTCGTCAGGCGTGGACCGACGACGCCGGCAACTGGCTGTTGCTGGATTACAAGGACGACAAAGGGGAGCGCCTGAAGAAGCCCAAGGACTTGGATTTCAAGGTCAAAGTGCCCTTGTTCGTGGAATGGGCGGCGTTGCGCCTCGCACTGCCGGATGATGCAAATCTTTGCTGCGTCCTGCCGCACGGCAAAGACAAAGCACCCACTTGGACGGAGCGATTGAATGCGTGGCAGTCGCAGTTTGCGCGCGCCGATGCGCAAATGCGCGAGCGCCTGAAATCCGATTTGCGTCAGCGCCTGTCCCAGCTCGTGCAGTGGGCCCAGTCGGCGGCCCAGACGCCGGTCGCTTATTTCCCGAAGGCGTCCAGCGTTGCGTTGGCGGATGGCGACGTGGCGGGCGTATGGTCGGGCGGCGAGTCAAGCAAGGGCGAATCGCAATATTCGACCTACGTGCGATTGTTGGGTCGCGGACAAAGCTTCAAGCGCGACTCGGCATCCCATGCCGAACTGCAAGCGCGCGCGATCGCATTGCAAACGCTGATCGACATCGAGGTGAACGCATGA
- a CDS encoding lysophospholipid acyltransferase family protein: MASFRRFIRYAYRLPLIAWHALIDLPIAVFFMLPIFHGINIGNTTPEAWAVRWWSRGMMRIFGLRIRSTGVQSPVATLFVANHVSWVDIIVLHSTRLMGFVAKQEINGWPVVGWMARRAQTIFHKRGSQDSLGDVMDTMVRRLRTGRSVGAFPEGGTRDGKALGPFHARIFFAAVEAPAPVQPVAIQYGTNGQSQTRIAFHRGESFGGNLWRLLGEPACDVEVKYLQPIQPEEFEGRSRIADTARARIQTALGLD, translated from the coding sequence ATGGCAAGTTTCAGACGATTCATCCGCTATGCGTACCGATTGCCACTGATTGCGTGGCACGCGCTGATCGACTTGCCGATCGCGGTCTTCTTCATGCTGCCGATCTTTCACGGCATCAACATCGGCAATACGACGCCCGAAGCTTGGGCCGTGCGTTGGTGGTCGCGCGGCATGATGCGCATTTTCGGATTGCGCATCCGATCCACCGGTGTGCAGTCGCCGGTCGCCACGCTGTTTGTCGCCAATCACGTCAGTTGGGTCGACATCATCGTGTTGCACAGCACGCGCTTGATGGGCTTCGTCGCCAAACAGGAAATCAACGGTTGGCCGGTGGTCGGTTGGATGGCGCGTCGCGCGCAAACCATTTTCCACAAGCGCGGCAGCCAGGATTCCTTGGGCGACGTGATGGACACCATGGTGCGCAGATTGCGCACGGGTCGTTCGGTCGGTGCGTTTCCCGAAGGCGGTACGCGCGATGGCAAGGCCCTCGGCCCATTCCACGCACGCATCTTTTTCGCTGCGGTGGAAGCCCCTGCGCCGGTGCAGCCCGTGGCCATTCAATACGGCACGAATGGCCAATCACAGACGCGCATTGCCTTTCATCGGGGCGAGAGTTTCGGCGGCAATTTGTGGCGGCTGTTGGGTGAGCCGGCGTGCGATGTCGAAGTGAAATATTTGCAGCCAATCCAACCGGAAGAATTCGAGGGCCGCAGCCGGATCGCCGACACCGCGCGTGCACGCATCCAAACCGCGCTAGGATTGGATTGA